From the Megalops cyprinoides isolate fMegCyp1 chromosome 21, fMegCyp1.pri, whole genome shotgun sequence genome, one window contains:
- the LOC118768927 gene encoding cholecystokinin-like: MNSGICICILLAALSSSCLGRPRAAPSRDDGRPAAPQPDTGLPEHRRPARSAPLASPVKPFPQLEEGTDAGASLSELLARLMSRKGSYRRNSTMNSRSSGLSANHRIKDRDYMGWMDFGRRSAEEYEYSS; the protein is encoded by the exons ATGAACAGTGGGATCTGTATTTGCATCCTCCTGGCTGCCCTGTCCAGCAGCTGCCTGGGGCGTCCGCGCGCTGCGCCCTCCCGGGACGACGGCAGACCGGCGGCGCCCCAGCCGGACACCGGCCTGCCAGAGCACCGCCGCCCCGCCCGCTCCGCGCCCCTCGCCAGCCCCGTGAAGCCTTTCCCCCAGCTGGAGGAAGGGACGGACGCGGGGGCCAGCCTCAGCGAGCTGCTGGCCAGACTGATGTCCAGGAAAG ggtcCTACCGCAGAAACTCCACGATGAACAGCAGGTCCAGTGGCCTGAGCGCCAACCACAGAATAAAAGACCGGGACTACATGGGGTGGATGGACTTCGGCCGCCGCAGCGCGGAGGAATACGAGTACTCCTCATAA